The sequence below is a genomic window from Qipengyuania flava.
CGACTGCACGCCGTGACCGGCATAATAGAACAGCCCCGTCGCGTTATCGCCAGCCGCATGCAGGCGGTTGCCGAGCCGCTGGACCGCCTCCTTCATTTCCCGCTGGCTCGCATCGGTCAGGATTTCAACGTCGAACCCGGCGCTGCGAAGCGTGGCGCCGATCAGAACGGCATCGTTGACCGGGTTGGCCAGTGAGCCGAGCGAGTTCGCGTACTTCTCATTGCCGATGACTAGCGCAATGCGCGGGCCCGTGGCCTGCATGACGGCGAGCTGGACCTTGTCCTGCTCGGCCGAGCCCATGTTGGGGGACAGTATCCGTCCCCTCACGGGCGCCCCACCCGTCCCGCGTGTGAGTGCCGGGGAAGACGTAGTCGGAGGCGAAGCGGCGACGCGTGCCGTGGACGCGGGCTCCGTGGCCGGGGGCACAGTGTCGGCAGCCGGTGGGCTTTCGGGCGGCGGCGCTGCAGCGAGCGAGGTTTGCCGGGTAGGCGCCGCGCCCTCTTGCCAGACTCCCTCGGCCAGCAGGCGTTCGTGGGCGGCCTTGTCGCGCTCGTACTGTTGCTTTTGGCGCTCCACCTCGGCGACCCGCGCGTTGTACTGCTCCATCTGCGCGTTGTACTGGTCCATCGACGCGTTGAAGGTGTCGACGCGGCCCTCGTTCATTTCATTGATGGCGCGCGCGTAGATCACGCCCTCTTCGACGAGGACGCAATCCTCCACCGCCTCGGCGATTTCATCGGAGCTCGCCTGGGGTGCATCGGCCATGGCTTTCTCACGGCACGCCTCGCGTGCCCTAAGGATACGGCCGTCGATATCGATGCCCTCGTCCCTCAGGGTTTGCAGCATCTCCCTGATCCCGATCTCGGCCTCGGAAGGGCGCGGCGGCGCTGGTTCAGCCTCGTCCGAGGCCCCGTTTTCGCTGCTGTTGGGATCGGTAGATTGCGCGTCAACGGGGGCCTGCGCCAGGCCAAGCGCCATGGCGGCAATCGCCGTCAGAACAGGTATCCTGCTGAACGCCATCTTTCCCCCCGGAAACGCGTTTCGGGAAAAGACCTAACCCATCGCAGCGCCGTGTCAACTTTGCGACACGGGCTGCTGAGGGGCTGTCCGGGTTCGGAACAGGGTTCAGTCGTAGCTGTCGTAGACGTAGCCGAGCGAGCGTACGGTCCGCACGCGCTCGCCCGCGCCCACCGCCCTCAGCGCGCGGCGCAACCGGCCGATCCAGACGTCCACCGTCCGTTCGTCGATAGGCGGTTCCTGCTTGCCGAGAGCGGCAATCAGATCGGTGCGCGACAGCACCCGATCGGGGTTCTGGGCAAGGAAGTGCAGCAAACGGAATTCGTTGGGCCTGAGATCCAGCGGGTGCCCGTCCCAGCGCGCCTGCAGCGCAGCGAGATCGACCAGCAGCAGGCCGAGTTCGAGCCGCTCGGTCACGCTGGCCTTGCCGCCCGCCTCAAGCGCCATGACGCGGTCGAGAATGGTAGTCCGGTCAATCGGACCGACCATGTAATCATCGGCACCGGCACGCAGCGCGCGGCGCTTGTCTTCCGCATCGTCTTCTTCGAGCACGATGGTGATATGCGCGTCTTCCGTACGCGGATCAGTGCGCAGGCGGCGGCACATCTCGAGGCCCGAGAGGTCATCCATCACCCAGTCGACAAACACGCACACCGGCCCTTCGACAAGCCGGCGCGGGCCATCGGGATAGACCGGCGCAAACGCATAGCAGACCTCGCCATTCTCGAAGTCTGGCATCTCACCGGCAGCCGGGTCAGTCAGGAAAATATTGATAGTACGCACGCGGTCGAATCCCACCCTGTTGCGGGCAGCGTTGACCTGCTGATGTGACTTGTTTGTGACCAGTTTGGCGCGATTGTAACACTACGCGCAGAAAGGCTCGTTTTCTTAGCCGCTAGCGACAGAAAGCGACCAGTTTCGCTGCACGGTAGTCTCCACCCCGACCGGCTGTTTGGGCACATAGGGTGCTTCGAGACGGGCGACCTCGTCCTCGGTCAGGTCGAGGTCCATGGCCGCCACCGCCGCAGCAATGTGCCCTTCCTTCGTGGCCCCGATGATCGGCGCGGTCACACCCTTGGCGAAATGCCAGCCGAGCGCCACCGTAGCGCGCGACACGCCGCGCTCTTGGGCAATCGCGCCGACCGCCTCGACAATGGCGCGATCGGCCTCTTCCTGCTGGCGGTAGAGCAGCTTGCCGAAGCCGTCGGTCTCGCTGCGAACGGTGGCCTCGTCCCAGGCACGGGCGAGCTTGCCGCGCGCCAGCGGGCTCCACGGAATGACACCCACGCCCTGGTCGGCGCACAGCGGCAGCATTTCGCGCTCTTCCTCGCGGTAGAGCAGGTTCACATGGTTCTGCATCGAGATGAAGCGCGTCCAGCCATTGGCCTTCGCGACTTCCTGCGCCTTGGCGAACTGCCAGGCCCACATGGAGGACGCGCCGATGTAGCGCGCCTTGCCCGATTTCACGATGTCGTGCAGCGCCTCCATCGTTTCCTCGATCGGCGTGTCATTGTCGCAGCGGTGGATCTGGAACAGGTCGACATAGTCCATCTTGAGCCGGGTCAGGCTGTCGTCGATCGCCTGAATCAGGCTCTTGCGCGAGAGGCCGCCGGTGTTGGGTGCCTGCCGCCATGGCATGAAGGCCTTTGTCGCGAGCACGATCTCGTCGCGCTTGGCGAATTCGGGCAGCAGCTTGCCGACCACTTCCTCCGACGCACCCAGCGAATACATGTTCGCCGTGTCGAAGAAGTTGATCCCCGCCTCCAGCGCCTCGCGGATGAATGGGCGGCTCTCGTCTTCGGACAGCACCCAGTCGCCGTGCCATCCGCGCGTGGTGTCACCGTAGCTCATGCAGCCGAGGCAAAGGCGCGAAACCTTGAGGCCGCTGGGGCCGAGATTGACGTATTCCATTGGTCTTCTCCTAGGAGAGCGTCATGCCGCCATCCACGCGGATGGTCTGGCCGACGACGTAATCGGCAAGCGGCGAGGCAAGATAGAGCGCCGCGCCTGCCATGTCCTCGGGCGTGCCCATGCGGCCAGCCGGAATGCCTGCGATGGCGCCCGCTGCGCGCTGCTCGTTTTCGGTCGTCACCTTGGTCAGTTTGGTGGGGACGAGGCCCGGCGCGATGCCGTTCACGCGGATGCCCTCGCCCGCCCAGGCCTGCGCGAGGCTGCCGACAAGGCTGACCGCGCCCGCCTTGCTCGCGGCATAGGCAGGGTTGCCGATCATGGCGTGATAGGCCCCGACCGAGCTGACGATGATCAGCGACCCGCCGTTCTCGGCCAGTTTGGGCCGGACCGCGCGCGCGCAGTCCATCAGCGAGTTGAGGTTGACCTCCATCACCGCGTCCCAGCCGGGCCGCTCGAACTCCTCGCGGCGGTAGCGGACCGTGCCCTGGCACAGCACGACAACATCGAGGCTGTCGGGCAGCGCGAAGGCATCAACCGCGGCGGGATCCGAAACGTCGAGCGTGTCGAAGGCAAGGCCGGAAAGGTCGCTGCCTTCCTCAGCCGAATAGTCGCTTACCGAAGCGCGCGTCCCGGTCACATGGACCGTGGCGCCTCGCGCTCGGAATCCATGCGCGATGCCGTTGCCGATTCCGCTCGTGCCGCCGACGACGAGAACGGTCTTGCCGGTGAAATCGAGCGGGTCGGTCATGCAGGCATCCTTTGTCAGATCGAGCGGCTGATCACTTCCTTCATGATCTCGTTCGTGCCGCCGAAGATACGGGTGACACGCGCGTCGCGCCACAGGCGGGCGATGGTGTATTCATTCATGTACCCTGCGCCGCCG
It includes:
- a CDS encoding caspase family protein, which translates into the protein MAFSRIPVLTAIAAMALGLAQAPVDAQSTDPNSSENGASDEAEPAPPRPSEAEIGIREMLQTLRDEGIDIDGRILRAREACREKAMADAPQASSDEIAEAVEDCVLVEEGVIYARAINEMNEGRVDTFNASMDQYNAQMEQYNARVAEVERQKQQYERDKAAHERLLAEGVWQEGAAPTRQTSLAAAPPPESPPAADTVPPATEPASTARVAASPPTTSSPALTRGTGGAPVRGRILSPNMGSAEQDKVQLAVMQATGPRIALVIGNEKYANSLGSLANPVNDAVLIGATLRSAGFDVEILTDASQREMKEAVQRLGNRLHAAGDNATGLFYYAGHGVQSQGGNFLIPVGSAIDSESDLELEAVKADAVLAQMEEAYVSTRIVILDACRNMPLRRRTRSGVRGLARMETPNGSFVAYSTSPGSTAADGGGIHSPFAEALASQMLIPDRPIEVTFREVRRQVVEVTGGEQVPWDSSSLLETFSFSVSR
- a CDS encoding response regulator transcription factor; translation: MRTINIFLTDPAAGEMPDFENGEVCYAFAPVYPDGPRRLVEGPVCVFVDWVMDDLSGLEMCRRLRTDPRTEDAHITIVLEEDDAEDKRRALRAGADDYMVGPIDRTTILDRVMALEAGGKASVTERLELGLLLVDLAALQARWDGHPLDLRPNEFRLLHFLAQNPDRVLSRTDLIAALGKQEPPIDERTVDVWIGRLRRALRAVGAGERVRTVRSLGYVYDSYD
- a CDS encoding aldo/keto reductase, whose amino-acid sequence is MEYVNLGPSGLKVSRLCLGCMSYGDTTRGWHGDWVLSEDESRPFIREALEAGINFFDTANMYSLGASEEVVGKLLPEFAKRDEIVLATKAFMPWRQAPNTGGLSRKSLIQAIDDSLTRLKMDYVDLFQIHRCDNDTPIEETMEALHDIVKSGKARYIGASSMWAWQFAKAQEVAKANGWTRFISMQNHVNLLYREEEREMLPLCADQGVGVIPWSPLARGKLARAWDEATVRSETDGFGKLLYRQQEEADRAIVEAVGAIAQERGVSRATVALGWHFAKGVTAPIIGATKEGHIAAAVAAMDLDLTEDEVARLEAPYVPKQPVGVETTVQRNWSLSVASG
- a CDS encoding SDR family NAD(P)-dependent oxidoreductase, with translation MTDPLDFTGKTVLVVGGTSGIGNGIAHGFRARGATVHVTGTRASVSDYSAEEGSDLSGLAFDTLDVSDPAAVDAFALPDSLDVVVLCQGTVRYRREEFERPGWDAVMEVNLNSLMDCARAVRPKLAENGGSLIIVSSVGAYHAMIGNPAYAASKAGAVSLVGSLAQAWAGEGIRVNGIAPGLVPTKLTKVTTENEQRAAGAIAGIPAGRMGTPEDMAGAALYLASPLADYVVGQTIRVDGGMTLS